One Electrophorus electricus isolate fEleEle1 chromosome 10, fEleEle1.pri, whole genome shotgun sequence genomic region harbors:
- the LOC113588151 gene encoding cytochrome P450 4B1-like: MEVYQYFSSTSKFYFQSFRLYHVLLFVCIIYFSVVLYNLVITRKKRMRVFEQFPGPPGNWLLGHVKQFREDGTDLEMITKWGEQYPYAFPLWFGPTSIYLFIHHSSYLKTVLSSAEPKDDIAYTFLTSWIGEGLLVSVGQKWFRHRRLLTPGFHYDILKPYVKLMADSANIMLDKWETYAKTEQSFELFQHVSLMTLDSIMKCAFSYNSNCQTESGTNPYIKAVFELCYLVNLRFRCFPYHNETIFQLSPHGYRYRKACKIAHSHTEEVIKKRKEALNEKKEQDILQKKRNLDFLDILLCTQDEQQQGLSDEAIRAEVDTFMFEGHDTTASGISWILYNMACYPEHQQKCREEIQQALKGKDSMEWEDLSKIPYTTMCIKESLRLYPPVPGFGRKLTKPMTFFDGRTVPEGSLIGISVYGVHRNATVWENPHVFDPLRFLPENTAKRSPHAFVPFSAGPRNCIGQNFAMNEMKVVVAMTLKKYVLIKDPEHTPKMVPQIILRSLNGIYIKIRFVKNEP, translated from the exons ATGGAGGTCTATCAATATTTTAGCAGCACATCGAAGTTTTACTTCCAATCATTTCGCTTATATCATGTGTTGTTATTCGTATGTATCATCTACTTTTCAGTGGTACTATATAACTTGGTAATAACAAGAAAGAAGCGGATGCGTGTATTTGAGCAGTTCCCAGGGCCACCTGGCAACTGGCTGTTGGGACACGTAAAACAG TTTCGGGAAGATGGAACAGATTTGGAGATGATAACCAAATGGGGAGAACAGTATCCCTATGCCTTTCCATTGTGGTTTGGCCCTAcgagtatttatttatttatccaccATTCATCATATTTGAAGACCGTTCTTTCATCAGCAG AACCAAAGGATGACATTGCATATACCTTCCTCACCTCTTGGATAG GAGAAGGTTTACTTGTTTCTGTGGGACAGAAGTGGTTTCGCCACAGAAGACTTCTCACTCCTGGCTTCCATTATGATATCTTGAAGCCTTATGTAAAATTAATGGCAGATTCAGCTAACATTATGTTG GACAAGTGGGAAACCtatgcaaaaacagagcagTCCTTTGAACTTTTTCAGCACGTTAGCCTGATGACACTGGACAGCATAATGAAGTGTGCTTTTAGCTACAACAGCAACTGTCAGACAGAAAG TGGAACCAACCCATACATTAAGGCAGTGTTTGAGCTGTGTTACCTGGTGAATCTCAGGTTCCGTTGCTTTCCATATCATAATGAGACTATCTTCCAGCTAAGTCCACATGGCTACAGATACAGGAAAGCATGCAAAATTGCACACAGCCATACAG AGGAAGTcataaaaaagaggaaagaagcTTTAAATGAGAAGAAGGAACAAGACATTCTTCAAAAGAAGAGAAATTTGGACTTTTTGGATATTCTTCTCTGTACTCAA GAtgagcagcagcagggcttgtCGGACGAAGCTATCCGGGCAGAGGTGGACACATTTATGTTTGAGGGACATGACACCACAGCCAGCGGCATCTCTTGGATCTTGTACAACATGGCCTGTTACCCTGAGCACCAGCAGAAGTGCAGAGAAGAGATCCAGCAGGCCCTGAAGGGAAAGGACAGTATGGAGTG GGAGGACCTGAGTAAAATACCATACACTACAATGTGCATTAAGGAATCCTTGCGTTTATACCCTCCTGTGCCAGGATTTGGACGGAAGCTGACCAAACCCATGACCTTTTTTGATGGAAGAACAGTCCCTGAGG GTTCTCTCATTGGCATCAGTGTTTATGGAGTCCACCGGAATGCCACAGTTTGGGAGAACCCCCAT GTGTTTGATCCATTACGATTTCTGCCAGAGAACACTGCTAAGAGGTCACCCCATGCCTTTGTGCCTTTCTCAGCTGGACCAAG GAACTGCATTGGGCAGAACTTTGCTATGAACGAGATGAAAGTGGTGGTAGCAATGACACTGAAGAAGTATGTTCTCATCAAGGACCCAGAGCATACTCCAAAGATGGTCCCTCAAATAATCCTCAGATCCCTCAATGGAATATACATCAAGATCAGATTTGTGAAGAATGAGCCTTGA